CTGCGCTTACTGAAAGCGTCGATGCGGGAGCCTACTGGAGAAAATTGAAACAAAGGCTCAAGAAGGAAGGAGGCGAGGTCGTGACATTTTGTCACGGACTGAAATTGCCTGCCGCTGACGGAAAAAAATACGAAACCGATTGCGCCAACACCGAGGGCATCTTCCGCCTTATCCAATCCATTCCTTCACCCAAGGCAGAGCCTTTCAAGCGCTGGCTGGCAAAGGTCGGCTATGAACGCGTGCAAGAGATAGAAGACCCGGAATTGGGTACAAAGCGGACAAGGGCTTTATACAAGGCAAAGGGCTACTCTGATGACTGGATAGAGAAACGGATGCGCGGCATTGCTATTAGAGAAGAGTTGACGGACGAATGGAAAAAGCGGGAAGTGAAAGAGAAAAAGGAATATGAGATCCTCACCGCAGAGATTGCAAAAGCAGCATTCGGCGTAAACCCAAGTCAGCATAAGAAATTAAAAGGGTTGAAACGTGAAAACCTGAGAGACCATATGAACGACCTTGAACTTATTTTCTCTATGTTAGGTGAAGCTGCAACAACTGAGATAACGCGGGTTGATGATGCAAAGGGTTTTCATGAGAGCAAACGTTCAGCACGCAAGGGCGGGGTTGTGGCAGGTAAGGCGCGAAAAGACCTTGAGAAAAAGACGGGCAAGAGGGTTGTCTCAAATGAAAATTATCTTTCGACTTCTGAAAGTGTGAAAAAACTGGAAAGGAAGAAGTAGAGGGAGATTTTGTGAAACAATTCTACGCCCACAGTGTTGACGGGAAGCCGGTTGATGAATGGCATCTGCTTGAGGAGCATCTGAAGGGGACGGCGGAACTTGCGAAATCATTTGCGGATGCGTTCGGGTCGGGGGAATGGGGGTATCTGGCGGGGTTGTGGCATGATGTGGGGAAGTATTCGGAGAATTTCCAGAAAATGCTTCTTGCCTCTATCGATGCTCATATTGAAACAAAATCTGGCAGGGTAGATCATTCCACCGCGGGGGCAATTCACTCTGTTGTAAAATTTAATACACCAGGAAGAATATTCAGCTATCTTATCGCTGGACACCATGCCGGCCTTGCTGACTGGCAAACTGCTGAAGCTGGCAACAGGAGTTTAATTCACCGTCTTCAAAATGAAGATCTACTCAAGAAAGCCCTCGAATCAAATATCCCGCAGGAAATCACGGACCAATCTCTTCCCAAGCAAAAGTTCAGAACCAGCGACGGGCATGCGCTATGGATCAGGATGCTATACTCCTGCCTTGTGGACGCTGACTTTCTTGATACAGAGGCGTTTCTTGATCCTGATAAATCAAAGGCACGCAAAGGTTACCCTTCACTGAATAAACTTCAGCCTCTTTTTGAAACTTATATGGAGAGGAAACAGGCTAATGCTGATGATACCGCTGTAAACAAACAACGGACAGAGATATTACGGCAATGTACTATGAAGGCAACTCACGCGCCTGCAATGTTTACATTGACAGTTCCAACGGGCGGCGGGAAGACTCTTTCGTCAATGGCGTTTGCCTTGCGTCATGCAGGGGAACACGGTAAGAGGCGCATTATTTATGTCATCCCCTACACGAGTATTATTGAACAGACAGCCGACCAATTCAGAGACATTTTCAAAGATGCAATTGTAGAGCATCACAGCAACGTTGACATATCGGATGAAGGCCACGAGACAACAAAAAGCAGGCTTGCCTGTGAAAACTGGGACGCTCCGGTTATCGTGACAACGTCGGTTCAATTCTTTGAATCACTTTTTGCCAATCGCTCAAGCCGTTGCCGTAAGCTCCACAACATTGCAAATAGCATTGTGGTTCTTGATGAGGTGCAGCTTTTCCCGCCTGAATATCTCAATCCTATTCTCCATACGATGAAAGAGCTTCACAAAAATTATGATGTAACTTTTGTCCTGAGCACGGCTACTCAGCCTGCCTTTGGTGAACACAAATCATTTGATTTTAACTTTGAGGGGCTGGGGTCAACAGTTGAGATTATGGAAAGTCCCGTTGCTTTACATAAGGCATTCAAACGCGTTGAAATCCATGTGCCTGACAATCTTCTGACTTCCCGCTCATGGGAAGACCTTGCAAAAGAACTTACTCAACATTCGTCTGTCCTGTGTATCGTCAACAGACGCGACGACTGCCGGACGCTTTATGAGCTAATGCCGGAAGGGACATTTCACCTCTCTGCTCTCATGTGCGGAGCGCATCGGTCAAAAGTCATTTCACAAATAAAACAGCGTCTCAAGGATAAACTACCTACGCGCGTAATCAGTACCCAGCTTGTGGAGGCAGGCGTTGATCTCGATTTCCCCGTTGTATACCGGGCTATTGCCGGGCTTGATTCCATTGCACAGGCTTCGGGAAGATGCAACAGGGAAGGACTTCTTGATAAAGGAAGTGTTGTAGTTTTTGTTCCGCCGAGCAAAATACCTATTGGTTATCTAAGGCAAGCGGCAAATACCAGTATGATGATGCTATCCGATAAAACAAACGATCTGCTTTTACCAGCTATGTTTGAGAAGTTTTTCAAATCACTCTACTGGCTGCAAGGGGAAAATCTTGATAAATACGGTATCCTGAAAGACCTTGCTCCTGATGGAGAACTTCGGTTTAGCTTTTATACTGCCGCTCAGAAGTTTAAGTTGATTGATGATTCACAGTACGCTCCAGTAATTGTACGCTATGAGGAAGGAGAGCGATTGATAGGGATGTTAAAGAAACTTGGTACCGAGCGGTGGCTGATGAGGAAGCTACAAAGATATGTTGTGAATTTGCCGAGATATGTTCACACGAAACTTCGTAACGAAGGCGCTATCATGGAAGTTCACCCGGGGATTTTCGTTCAGGAATACGGCGCAATGTATCATAATGATCTTGGTTTCTGCGCTGATAAATCAATGATCTATGAGCCGGATGATTTGATGTGTTAGGGAAAGATACAGATAGAAAGGAGGTATCAGGATGAGTGATCCACTTATCAAAAGCCTGCCCTTCCGCCTGAAGGTCTGGGGAAGGAATGCTTGTTTCACAAGACCGGAGATGAAGGTCGAACGCGTTTCATATGATGTAATGACACCATCTGCCGCGCGAGGAGTACTTGAGGCGATACTTTGGAAGCCAGCTATCCGCTGGAAGGTAACGCAAATTGATGTTCTGCAACCGATCAAATGGGAATCGGTGAGGAGAAACGAAGTAGGCGCTGTTATGTCTTCACGTACAAGCGGAATATTCATTGAAGAGCAGAGGCAGCAACGGGCGGGGTTGTTCTTGAGGAATGTTGCATACACAATTCATGCGTATTTCGAGATGACGGACAAGGCAGGGAGCGAGGATACAGTTGTTAAGTTTACTGAGA
This genomic stretch from Nitrospirota bacterium harbors:
- a CDS encoding Bro-N domain-containing protein — encoded protein: METNIAVFRGKEIRKTIHKNEWWFSIIDICAALTESVDAGAYWRKLKQRLKKEGGEVVTFCHGLKLPAADGKKYETDCANTEGIFRLIQSIPSPKAEPFKRWLAKVGYERVQEIEDPELGTKRTRALYKAKGYSDDWIEKRMRGIAIREELTDEWKKREVKEKKEYEILTAEIAKAAFGVNPSQHKKLKGLKRENLRDHMNDLELIFSMLGEAATTEITRVDDAKGFHESKRSARKGGVVAGKARKDLEKKTGKRVVSNENYLSTSESVKKLERKK
- the cas3 gene encoding CRISPR-associated helicase Cas3', which produces MKQFYAHSVDGKPVDEWHLLEEHLKGTAELAKSFADAFGSGEWGYLAGLWHDVGKYSENFQKMLLASIDAHIETKSGRVDHSTAGAIHSVVKFNTPGRIFSYLIAGHHAGLADWQTAEAGNRSLIHRLQNEDLLKKALESNIPQEITDQSLPKQKFRTSDGHALWIRMLYSCLVDADFLDTEAFLDPDKSKARKGYPSLNKLQPLFETYMERKQANADDTAVNKQRTEILRQCTMKATHAPAMFTLTVPTGGGKTLSSMAFALRHAGEHGKRRIIYVIPYTSIIEQTADQFRDIFKDAIVEHHSNVDISDEGHETTKSRLACENWDAPVIVTTSVQFFESLFANRSSRCRKLHNIANSIVVLDEVQLFPPEYLNPILHTMKELHKNYDVTFVLSTATQPAFGEHKSFDFNFEGLGSTVEIMESPVALHKAFKRVEIHVPDNLLTSRSWEDLAKELTQHSSVLCIVNRRDDCRTLYELMPEGTFHLSALMCGAHRSKVISQIKQRLKDKLPTRVISTQLVEAGVDLDFPVVYRAIAGLDSIAQASGRCNREGLLDKGSVVVFVPPSKIPIGYLRQAANTSMMMLSDKTNDLLLPAMFEKFFKSLYWLQGENLDKYGILKDLAPDGELRFSFYTAAQKFKLIDDSQYAPVIVRYEEGERLIGMLKKLGTERWLMRKLQRYVVNLPRYVHTKLRNEGAIMEVHPGIFVQEYGAMYHNDLGFCADKSMIYEPDDLMC
- the cas5c gene encoding type I-C CRISPR-associated protein Cas5; translation: MSDPLIKSLPFRLKVWGRNACFTRPEMKVERVSYDVMTPSAARGVLEAILWKPAIRWKVTQIDVLQPIKWESVRRNEVGAVMSSRTSGIFIEEQRQQRAGLFLRNVAYTIHAYFEMTDKAGSEDTVVKFTEMFLRRAERGQCFNMPYLGCREFSADFKPFLNGETLPEPIPVSQDLGWMLYDMDYKGKEPTARFFRASLDNGRMKIDEKEVRP